DNA sequence from the Salvia splendens isolate huo1 chromosome 19, SspV2, whole genome shotgun sequence genome:
GTATTTGTGGAACGACAGAGTCAGCACGGGCAGCATCACTAGTAACGGAGTCGAGTTTGCAGCCTTTTTCGTGCTCAATAGGCCTAACAGGAGGAGCTGCGAAATGAGCAAGCTTGCTACAATGCGGCCGTGAACATGAGGCCAGAACGCCGCAGCACTCTCGTATTGCTGGTGATACACATTGATCACCTGATGGCGATAGACAAAGTATGCCAAGGCGAAGAAGACGAGGATGAAAGGAAGGAGGATTGGCGTAACGACCATGTAAACAATGCCTAGAAGGAAATACAGCTGAAGGCTCGGTAAAGCCTCTGGGAGATCGACACCTCCAGGGTCCATCGCCATCTCCATGTCCCTCTCGGTTTTCACAATGAACATGTTCTTCAAGTGGAAGATCACCAAAGGCCTAATCCGAAGTATTTCACAAGCGATCCCAGCCCAGCCATCGACCATTATGTATGTGATGAAGAAAGTAGCCTTCATTGGTATTGATACACCAATATTTCTTGGGATTCTGCAGCCAAAACGCGTCTAAATTAGTTCAAAGTCTTCATAAACAACTGCACGAAACAACAAGGAACATTACTGCTCAGCAGATTGGTGAATGAAAGCATCAAGTTGCTGGAATGCAGTTCCTGCCACGATGCTGCCTAGAAACACGTTGACAAGCATGAAGTAGTAGTATTTAGCAGCAGTCCTTCGTTCCAACACTGAAAATGCTACGTGCCCCTCTATCTTCGACATTACCATTAGGATCGCAGGGAGATAGTACAAAAAGATCTTAAGAGTAAGACCGGGAAGGAAACCTTGCAGGAATGACTTCACAAAACTCCTGCAAATCGACATTCAGTTTTCGTGTTGAAACAAAACTGCACATAAAGTAAATTAAATGCTTTGATGTGAAAACCAAGTCATACCATTCAATTAATGGCCCGAGGAAAGGTGCAACTCTCTCCAAGCCCTCCAGATTAGCTAAGGACTGAACAAAAGCAATAGGTATCATGTAGAAGAAGACCAATGCGAACACAGACAACGCTATCACTAGTTGTCGGATGCTGAGTGAAACAAATGGTATGGTAACGTTCCTCCAGTATACATCGCGAGGCTCAGGCGCCCAATTTGTCAGCCATAGTGTGGGGTTCTTGCTCTGTTGTGTCTGCGCACAAACAGCCGCTCCCCATCTTGAACTAAACGACACAAATGCAGCCGGTGTTATGGATTTCGGATCTTTTAGAATCTTTTGGCGCTCCATCGTCAACTAAGAGCATGGCATGAAAATTCGTATTTTGTCAGGACAGGATGAAAAATCAGTTGTTGATCAAGCTTAGCTTAGTGTTCAGACTTACTTTTTTGTCGAGATAATTAATTTGCCCCTTATAGTAGTCGATTGCATCCACTCTTTTACCCCAGAGCCCGAGGCAACCTCTCTACACCATAAAAAACCAGTAAAGGTGAAATAAGTGTTAAGCCAGACAAACTTGTTTTTACGGATTATACCTTCGTCTTAGGCCTCTTGTCTGGATGCCTCTCAAACTTGAGCTGGTAATAGTCGAACCAGTTCTGAAGCCGGTGTCTTTGTCTAACGAGTCTGGCAAACTTATTAGAATTGTACATGGCCTGGTAACAGCACATGAAAGGTAATGAACAAGAGTCGGTTGCTGCGAAAAAAATTGTATGAGAGATTCTATCACCTGGTGACATAGGTAATGATCTGGATGGTTTCTCTGGAAGAAGGTTTGAACGCGGTCAGATATCGAGCGTCCTGAAATATGTGGTACGTTTCTTACAAGAACCTGCAGATTATTGAATAAATTCGATAAGTAAATGTCCATTGTTTCCTTCTCATGATACACCATATCGAAATGATATCATCACATGGACTCATGTAAGAAATGCACTTTCGAGTTACAGAAAAGTCCACACAACTAACCGTGAACTGCTCAGCACGCCTTTCTTGAGAAGCCAAGAATTTAAGCCGCATTGAAGCAACTATATTGTATTCCTTATAAAGCATGTAACAAATCCAGAAAGTAAACAAGTACTCCATTGATATGTGGACGAAAAACCTGAGATTCAACGACAACAGTCATCTCCTCGCCTTGAAAATATGAGGCATGACAAGGAAATGAACTGGATAATGTACTTGAATTTATTTAGCAGGACAAGACATTTCAAGATTTTTTAGGAAGAGGGCCACCAACTTACTTATAAGACTTGGGGCGAACATTTGAGATTGAAAGCTTGTCGATGTCATTGACAACCAAGTCGCGGCGCAAGAAAAATAGAATTCCATCAGATACATTCACTGGAATCAGAATTAAGAGTGCCACAGTTGCTATTGGTGCAAATATTTTCAACCTGATAGAGGTAAAAAGGACAAAGATCAAAACATTATTAAAACACCAAGATTTTTGCatcaaatgatcaaaatatgCTTGGACCCCAAAACAGGACATTTGCTGATTTTCTAAAAAAACTTTCAAGAGCTTTGTTCCTTTCAAACAGTCAACCAAAAGAATCCCACCAACTGCGAACGATATACACAAATGTATGTACAAGGATGCATATTTCTAGTGATGTTCTTAAAAGAAAAGAGCTGAATTTAGAAACTAAGTAACAAAATACATTGTACTGGTGTGTGAATCATTCCTACATATGAAGTAAAAATCATTACTTCAAAAAGAATCTTAAGAATCAATCCCAAAATCATATCAGCTTCTTCTTGAATTCTGAAGATGCACAATGCCACCAGGTATATAAACCGCTAAattacaaaaattgaaaaaaggaAGAACTTTTTTACCAGAAATCACAAATTCCTGAAGATACCAATTACTACTAAAAAAGATGAAAACTTTGGCAAGAGACCACGGATCAAAAGCTCCTCAAAAActctaaaaacaaaaaattcaattgaaaatcacattttttatcATTGGAAAACATCAATAAACATCATCACAAGAATCTAGTAATCAGAAAAGAAGGAAAATTGCAAGTACCCAAGAGTATAAATCCTCAAGAAAACAGCAGAATCCAGCCCAGCATGGCTAATAAGctcagactcactcatcttgagCGCCTGAGGCATCCAGTTGAGAAAGGTGAAGTAAGTCATGATATTCAAATTGACAAATTTGCCCACCACCCCACCCCAGCTCCTGGGGCTGGTCCTCTTCCCAGCAATGTACCATTTGGGAAAGTAAACTCTGTCGTTGATTGGCTGGATTCTCAGCAAGGCAAACGCCAGCAAGAATGTGATGGTGCCGATTATGTTGATCAGCGCCGACACCCCTATATCCCCAAGACTCGCCATTTCCTCaactcaaacacaaaaaaaaagtaatctTTTGAAAAGGGGAAGGAAGGAAGTAGAAGAAAAGTGGGTAGTTAGTAGAAAGGTCATGTAACAGAACTTTATCAAAGGTGTAGCAAATGAAAGATGCTGTTTTGGTTATCCATTGCTGTTAATTGGCACAATCACAAAACTACAACACCTCATTTGCTGAAAAAATTTGTGTTTTTGGTGGCTTATTTCCTTGTCTGTATGCTCTGGAAAAAGGTTAGTTGATGGGATGTATATAATTTGTGCACATTGATTATTGTAGTAGTGGGTCATGATGGGTAATGgcttatttatttttaggtaGAATATTTTTACTATATAGAAATTTGCTCATGCTTATGTGTCGTGTGGAAATTGGAATATTGGGACCAGTGACGTTAtttttttgttgcttttggatttGGTAAGTGACAGAGAGGAATTTTAGAAGATGGGGATTGGAAATGTCTGGTTTTTAATTGTACTCGTGATTGTGGCTTGTTTATTAGTGGAGGTGGCGCAATGATTTCTTAGCCTGTAGAGTTGACAAAGTGTgaaaaggttttttttttttttttgggagtgGGTTTCTTGATTTTCAGGCGGTGCTCCGCCGCGGGGAGGCGGTGGTCGATCATGGCACATCGCTGATTGTTCGCCGCGATTTTGGGTTATTGCAGATGACATGCATTGACTAGATTAGCTCATGATCCCAAAGCTTATCTCGAATATTTAAGTTCGTTacataaataatagtaataaattctGTAACAACTACTAAgaaatgattattttataataggaATATAGGCTGAGGTTTCTAGCTTTCTTTTCTACTAGTTATAACTAAAGCTAAGAAAGTTGTCACTTTTATTAGTAGCAAATTACGATTATTAAAatgagaaaaggaaaagaaaaggagaaagaaGATATATAAAGAAATAATTGAACTTGCAAAGTggaatgtatatttttttttctaccaAAAGCAACATAACGTGAGGTTCTAGTTCTTCTCTCTTTTAGTAATTTATGCAAGTTGctcatggagtattattttaaaacaaTTAATCAATTATAGTGGACCCTTGAAAGTTGGACATAAtattcattggcatgaccaaatGAGTTGTAAACAAATACTGTACTTTACAGAGTGTGAGAAATAATCTATATTAGTCTTAGATGTCCCTTAATCATGCATCAAGCTATAATAATAATTGTAATTAAGTCTTAAATTAACGTAAAACCTATGTAAAAATGGATTCATACTATGTCCATACGTAACGactctaatttattttattcttttttaagAATTGGCATATAGACTATATAGAGTTCAATAATCACTTCCATGTAATTGAGAAAAAGTTGAATAATATGGTAGGAGTAAATTCTTAGGGTCCGTTCGGTAaacggaattggaattgaattcgAATTAGAATTCTACGATATTGAATTTAGcggaattgaattatatttcaatttcaaattctTTGTTCGGTAAAAATgataagaaattaaatttacacacacacactcgtGTATGACGTTGTGTGTCTATGTGTGTAACAGTGTGTGCGCGCGCGCGGCAGTacgtgtttgtgtgtgtgtgacagTGTGTGactgcgtgtgtgtgtgtgtgacagtgtgtgtgtgtgtttgtaatTGTGTgtttatgtagtgtgtgaaagagtccaattttataattatttggaattttaattttatactttTGATGTGGAATTCAAATTGTAAAATGGAGAGAAATTAGAATTGTAGTTCAATTTTAAATCCATATATTTTGCAATATCGAACATCGAATTTAGAATTAAaggctccaattccaattccaattccaatttcatAGCCCCAATTATGTGGTACCCAACGGAGCCTTAGTCATTTTGATTCCTAATTATGTATACATAATATTGTATCACATGTTTCACTTGTTAGGGAATGATCACGTTAAACAGTTTGGTGGTCAACATTTTATAAGCTAATTCTTTGATAATCATCAAAATTCTACGAAATTAGAATTACCTTGCACCGGAAAATAGCCACcatttaaaaagaataaatctttttaattaattgtcaCTTTTGTTCTAATATGTGTCCGTATCGTGCTGGCGGCGTTCATAAAATACTAAACCTTAAAAATGCGAtagtttaatactccctccatgttaaaaaaatagaaacatttgaaacaacgcgagttttaatgcacgattaataaaataagtgagaagaattgataaagtaagtgaggaaaaagaaaaaggagtaaagtaagaaagatgaagagaaaaaaatagtaaaagtagaGTTAGTAGATTGGAGGCTTCATGTCCGgatttggatcccctgctgtacTAAAAGCCACAGCAAGccattattttatataaaataaaattaatatttcaacattattttttatgaataaaatatgtgtgTATTTGTGCACAGCATTACCTACTATATGTCTTTTAGCACAATAGGGGATCCAAATCTGTCCatatcctaaaatagaaagattctaaagtctCTATTTTTAAGTAAcgacccaaaatgaaaatagttgttattttaaaaataagataGAGGGGTAAAAAAAAGTCAGAGTAgaatattagagcatctccaatgcccggatgtcccactcggacatccactaggacttgccaaaaacacctcctgccacgtcactaggacttcccatcccactgtcacgtcactaggacttcccctgcacaatccgcccttcccactaggacttcccgcaataaaaaaatcacaaattcacaaataaagcaatttacgtttacggaaataaaatttcaacacgaatacgaacgggaaaaattaacaacttcattaaaaaaaaacatacatgcttcgaaaaaaaaattacatagtaataaaacaaaaaaaatacatagtcatacattctcggctcactccgcgttgtcctcgtcgcccgtgccgcccccgtcgtccccgccgctgatatcggcgccatcatctccaatgggtggcatccccaaatcgcaccgacatccatcgatgacatccttcaacatccttttgtacaccggatcggtcgtgctatgccacctat
Encoded proteins:
- the LOC121779994 gene encoding CSC1-like protein At1g32090, coding for MASLGDIGVSALINIIGTITFLLAFALLRIQPINDRVYFPKWYIAGKRTSPRSWGGVVGKFVNLNIMTYFTFLNWMPQALKMSESELISHAGLDSAVFLRIYTLGLKIFAPIATVALLILIPVNVSDGILFFLRRDLVVNDIDKLSISNVRPKSYKFFVHISMEYLFTFWICYMLYKEYNIVASMRLKFLASQERRAEQFTVLVRNVPHISGRSISDRVQTFFQRNHPDHYLCHQAMYNSNKFARLVRQRHRLQNWFDYYQLKFERHPDKRPKTKRGCLGLWGKRVDAIDYYKGQINYLDKKLTMERQKILKDPKSITPAAFVSFSSRWGAAVCAQTQQSKNPTLWLTNWAPEPRDVYWRNVTIPFVSLSIRQLVIALSVFALVFFYMIPIAFVQSLANLEGLERVAPFLGPLIEWSFVKSFLQGFLPGLTLKIFLYYLPAILMVMSKIEGHVAFSVLERRTAAKYYYFMLVNVFLGSIVAGTAFQQLDAFIHQSAEQIPRNIGVSIPMKATFFITYIMVDGWAGIACEILRIRPLVIFHLKNMFIVKTERDMEMAMDPGGVDLPEALPSLQLYFLLGIVYMVVTPILLPFILVFFALAYFVYRHQVINVYHQQYESAAAFWPHVHGRIVASLLISQLLLLGLLSTKKAANSTPLLVMLPVLTLSFHKYCKNRFEPAFRKYPLEEAMLKDTQDGASASDVDVKSYLADAYLHPIFRSFEEVELVEVKVDTDPTPAKEASPSPSHPSSPSPAHHEHKKEEEEDEGEEEEASHTVQHYEFGQPHSAYQYEVDHRHQVYQYELQQPPYSGYHYHHEVESPSNVHRYDESSEPHYHYYHY